Genomic segment of Streptomyces longhuiensis:
ACGGGCCGCCCTGGCCCGCCCCCGTTTCGAGCATGACCCGAAATCAAGACACCGAGTGTCGCCATTCCTGAGCGGATGACGACCACGACGCGTATGACGCAGACACCGCGCATGACACGGATGCCGCGCATGACGTCCAGGACGAGAATCGCGTTCTCGCCCATCGGTCACATTCCAGGGTCGGCCCGTGTCATAACAGTGACCAGGGAATCCGCCCGATGCGACAGGGAGACGCCGATGCCACCCGCCCGGACCGCGAAGCAGCGCAAGCAGGACACCCTCGACAGGCTCGAACGCGACGAGGACGTATGGGTGGCCACGGCCGACGGGGAGAACGCGACGCCGTATCTCGTACCGCTGTCGTTCTTGTGGGACGGTGCGACGCTGCTGCTCGCCACTCCTGCGGCCAGTCCCACAGGGCGCAATCTGCGGGCCACCCGGCGGGCCCGGCTCGGCGTCGGCCCGACGCGTGACGTCGTCATGATCGAGGGCACGGCGCAGACGTTGACGCCGGCGGAACTCCCGGACGGCGTCGGAGACGCGTTCGCGGAGAAGACAGGGTTCGACCCTCGCACGCTGACCTCGGAGTACCTCTACTTCCGCGTCACACCGCGGCGAGTCCAGGCCTGGCGGGAGGCCAACGAGCTGGCGGGCCGGGACCTGATGCGGGACGGCGAGTGGGTCGAGGACTGAACCACCCGCACCGAAGCCCGATGTGAACAGACTGCGGAACCAGCCGAAAGCCCCACCCTGGCAGCCCACCCACCGCAGCCCGGCCACGCGGAACGCGCCCGCCGAAGAGACCTCCGACGGGCGCGCCCGGTGCCACACATTCAGCCGGTCGACCCGACCGACCCGATCGACCTGACTCAGCCGGCGGCAGGCTCCAGCTCCTTCTCCTCACCGCCCGGCCGCGCCGTCTCGTTCTCGGCATGCCAGTCCTCGTTGTCGGCGAGCGGCTTCTCCTTCAGTACGAAGGCGAGGACGAGACCGACCGCGAAGACGGGCACCAGGTACAGGAAGATCGGCACGAGTGCCTCCTGGTACGAGGAGACGACCGTGGCGCGCAGGTCGGCCGGCAGGGCCCGTACGAGGGCGGGCGTCAGTGAGTCGCTGTCGCCGACCTTCGACGCGGCGTCCGCGGGCAGGCGTGTGGCGAGCTGGTCGGTGAGGCGGCTGGCGAAGACCGCGCCGACGACGGCGGTGCCCAGGGTCGCGCCGATCTCGCGGAAGAAGTTGTTCGCGGAGGTGGCGGTGCCGACCTCGGCGCCCGGGAAGTCGTTCTGCACGGCGAGTACGAGGGTCTGCATCATCAGGCCGACACCGGCGCCCGCGAGTCCTACGTACAGGCAGACCTGCCAGACCGGGTCGTTCACGTCGAGGCGGGACATCAGGAACGCGACGAGCATGATGATGACCGTGCCGACGATCGGATAGATCTTGTAGCGGCCGGTCTTGCTCATGATCGCGCCGGACGGCAGCGCCGTGGCCATGATGCCGACGACCATCGGGATGAGCAGCAGCCCCGACTCGGTGGCCGTCTTGCCGTAGACCATCTGGAGATACGTGGGCATGTAGCCGACGATCGCGAACATGCCGAGGCCGATCACGATCATGCCTAGCAGCGTGGCGACGTTGAAGATCGGGCTGCGGAAGAGGTGCAGCGGGATGACCGGCTCGGCGGCCCGCTTCTCGGCGACGAAGAACAGCACCCAGGCGACCACCGCGCCGATGCCGAGCCCGATGACCAGCGGGTCGGACCACTCGTACTGAGTGCCGCCCCAGCTGGCGAACAGCACGGTGCAGGTGACGGCGGCGGCCATCAGTGCGGTGCCGAGGTAGTCGAGGGTGACCTTGACGGCCTTGCGCGGCAGCTTGATCGCGACGGCCGCGACGAAGAAGGCGAGGATGCCGAGCGGCAGGTTGACCCAGAACGCCCAGCGCCACGAGTGCTCGTCGGTGAACCAGCCGCCGAGCAGCGGCCCGACGACCGACGAGAGACCGAAGACGGCACCCATGGGGGCCATGTACTTGGCGCGTTCCCGGGGCGGCACGAGGTCGGCGATGATCGCCTGTGAGGTGATCATGAGGCCGCCGCCACCCAGGCCCTGGAGGGCGCGGCCCGCGACGAGCGTGCCCATGTTCTGGGCGAGCCCGCAGACCACGGAGCCGACCAGGAAGAGCGCGATGCCCGCGAGGAATATGTTCTTGCGGCCCATGAGGTCGCCGAGCTTGCCGTAGACCGGCATGCCGATGGTGGCGGCGAGGATGTACGCGGTGGTGATCCACGCCATGTGCTCGATGCCGTTGAGCTCGCCGACGATGGTCGGCAGGGCGGTGCTGACGATGGTCTGGTCGAGCGCGCCGAGCAGCATCGTCAGCATCAGCGCGCCGAAGATCAGCCCGAAGTTGTGCGGCTTGGCCAGTCCGTCCTCAGGGGCGGGATCGGTGCCCGCCGGTGCGGGGGCGTGGGTCATGCTCAGGTCTCCGTACGTGAAGGGATGGGATGCGCGGCGCGCGAGCGGTCGCCGCCCGGGGAGTTCGGGGAGTCTTCGGGGCGGGGGTGGGGAGTCGTGTGGGGCCTTGCGCGGGGAGCGCTCACACCGGTGCCGTGGGGGCGGCTGCCGGGCTGCGCTGCGGGAGCCGCGCCTCAGGCCTCCCGTTCGGTGGTGGCGTGGGGGGTGTGCGCCGGGGCCAGGAGGCCGCGCAGAGCGGTGAAAGAGTCGCGCACCGAGGCCGCGGGACCGTCGGGGTGCCGCTTGTCGCGGGCCCATCGCATGAGGCCGTTGCGTACGGCGGTCATGGCGATCCCCGCGAGCAGCGCGACGGTCTGCCCGTCGGGGGCGTCTCCGGTGCGCCGGGCGATGGCGCCGGCCAGGTCCCTTTCGAGTGCGTCGCACTCGGCGAGGAACGCGCCGAGGGCCGAGGGCACCTTCTCGACGACGGCGAAGACGTCCTCGAACGCTGCGGCGTCGGGCGCCATCTCGTCCACGTGCGTGGCGAACACGTCGCCCAGGTCCCGCAGCACGGCGTCCGGGCCGCGGCCGGGCGCGGAGACGAAGTGCTCCGCCTCGGCCTCGGTCAGGCCGCCGGGCCAGGCGAAGAGCGCGGTCTCCTTGGTACGGAAGTAGTTGAAGAAGGTCCGCGGCGAGACGCCGGCCTCCTTGCTGATCATCTCGACCGTGACGTGTTCGAGGCCGTGTTCACGGGACAGGCGGACCGTGGCGGCGTGCAGTTCGGCCCGGGTCTGGCGCCGTCGCCGGGCACGCAGCCCTTCGGCCGGCGCCTGCTCTCGGACCGCCGACGCCGCGGTGCCTGATGTCATCACGCCGAAGATTCTTGCACATACTGCAATCTTTGCGCGCACTGCATCCAGGTGCCCGTGAAGCCCCTGATCCAGCGCCCGCGAAACCCCCGGCACCTGCGGTCGCGTCAGCGGAACAGGTGCAGACGTGGGCAGACGCACTCATGCGAGTTACGCTCCATAAGCGTAGTTTCGGGTGAAATGCGAAAGCCACTGCTCGCCGGGAGACCAGACTGATGCTCACTCGCACCGTCCTCGCCACCTCCGCCGCGGCGCTGCTCGCGTCCGCCACAGCGGCGTCGACCGACACGCACGCCGCGCACCCCGCCGCCGCGCCGGCCGCCGCCCCCAAGCTCTGCGCGGAGAACGCGCTGACCGTGAAGGCGGCCGCGTCGGGCCAGGACCACGTCCTGCGCCTGAGCGTCACGAACCACTCCCCGCGCGCCTGTCTCGTGTCCCGCGTGCCGCTGGTCACGTACGGCGATCTGGACGGGGCTGCCGTCCCGTTCCCGCTCTCCGGAAGCTCCACGTACAAGCTCGACGCCGGGAAGACGGCCCACGCCGCCGTGCGGTCCCTGACCGCGAGCGATGACAGCGACCCCCGGTCGGTCGGCTACGTCGTGGTGTCGGCG
This window contains:
- a CDS encoding pyridoxamine 5'-phosphate oxidase family protein, with translation MPPARTAKQRKQDTLDRLERDEDVWVATADGENATPYLVPLSFLWDGATLLLATPAASPTGRNLRATRRARLGVGPTRDVVMIEGTAQTLTPAELPDGVGDAFAEKTGFDPRTLTSEYLYFRVTPRRVQAWREANELAGRDLMRDGEWVED
- a CDS encoding MDR family MFS transporter — encoded protein: MTHAPAPAGTDPAPEDGLAKPHNFGLIFGALMLTMLLGALDQTIVSTALPTIVGELNGIEHMAWITTAYILAATIGMPVYGKLGDLMGRKNIFLAGIALFLVGSVVCGLAQNMGTLVAGRALQGLGGGGLMITSQAIIADLVPPRERAKYMAPMGAVFGLSSVVGPLLGGWFTDEHSWRWAFWVNLPLGILAFFVAAVAIKLPRKAVKVTLDYLGTALMAAAVTCTVLFASWGGTQYEWSDPLVIGLGIGAVVAWVLFFVAEKRAAEPVIPLHLFRSPIFNVATLLGMIVIGLGMFAIVGYMPTYLQMVYGKTATESGLLLIPMVVGIMATALPSGAIMSKTGRYKIYPIVGTVIIMLVAFLMSRLDVNDPVWQVCLYVGLAGAGVGLMMQTLVLAVQNDFPGAEVGTATSANNFFREIGATLGTAVVGAVFASRLTDQLATRLPADAASKVGDSDSLTPALVRALPADLRATVVSSYQEALVPIFLYLVPVFAVGLVLAFVLKEKPLADNEDWHAENETARPGGEEKELEPAAG
- a CDS encoding TetR/AcrR family transcriptional regulator, producing the protein MTSGTAASAVREQAPAEGLRARRRRQTRAELHAATVRLSREHGLEHVTVEMISKEAGVSPRTFFNYFRTKETALFAWPGGLTEAEAEHFVSAPGRGPDAVLRDLGDVFATHVDEMAPDAAAFEDVFAVVEKVPSALGAFLAECDALERDLAGAIARRTGDAPDGQTVALLAGIAMTAVRNGLMRWARDKRHPDGPAASVRDSFTALRGLLAPAHTPHATTEREA
- a CDS encoding DUF4232 domain-containing protein produces the protein MLTRTVLATSAAALLASATAASTDTHAAHPAAAPAAAPKLCAENALTVKAAASGQDHVLRLSVTNHSPRACLVSRVPLVTYGDLDGAAVPFPLSGSSTYKLDAGKTAHAAVRSLTASDDSDPRSVGYVVVSANPEHQGKKFTAASLSEPRGLRVWSPVTTLWQPTRAQADEVLAESDGAGALKV